The proteins below are encoded in one region of Phaseolus vulgaris cultivar G19833 chromosome 1, P. vulgaris v2.0, whole genome shotgun sequence:
- the LOC137815015 gene encoding BTB/POZ and MATH domain-containing protein 3 isoform X2 → MAELEEDRMGDFKPFSEGSSCSRSISETVNGSHQFTIKGYSLAKGMGAGKYIMSDSFSVGGYDWAIYFYPDGKNPEDNSMYVSVFIALASDGTDVRALFKLTLVDQSEKGNDKVHSHFDRPLDGGPYTLKYRGSMWGYKRFFRRNLLESSEYLKDDCLVMHCTVGVVKTRFEGSKQGVTVPQSDMGRNFKDLLDSEVGCDIVFKVKSESFKAHKLILAARSPVFRAQFFGLVGDPSLEEVVVEDIEPFIFKAMLLFIYSDKLPDIYEVMDSMNVCSYAVMVQHLLAAADLYNLDRLKLLCESKLCEEINTDNVATTLALAEQHNCPQLKAICLKFIANPANLGAVMQSEAFVHLKESCPAMLLELLETFASVDDNSSLTLSRKRSGSSIYAQDLADGAATESVNPNGRRVRRRT, encoded by the exons ATGGCGGAATTGGAGGAGGACCGGATGGGGGATTTCAAGCCCTTCTCGGAGGGCTCTTCGTGCTCACGTTCGATCAGCGAAACGGTGAATGGCTCTCACCAATTCACGATAAAGGGGTACTCTCTCGCAAAGGGGATGGGTGCTGGGAAGTACATCATGAGCGACAGTTTTAGCGTTGGTGGTTACGATTGGGCAATTTACTTCTACCCTGATGGGAAGAACCCCGAGGACAATTCCATGTACGTTTCGGTCTTCATAGCTCTCGCTAGCGACGGAACCGATGTTAGGGCTCTGTTCAAGTTGACGCTGGTGGATCAGAGTGAGAAGGGAAACGATAAGGTCCATAGCCATTTCGATAGGCCTCTTGACGGTGGACCGTACACCTTGAAGTATAGAGGCAGCATGTG GGGTTACAAGCGTTTCTTCAGAAGAAATTTACTTGAATCTTCAGAGTATCTAAAAGACGATTGCCTTGTCATGCATTGCACTGTTGGTGTTGTCAAAACTCGTTTTGAGGGATCTAAACAAGGTGTTACTGTGCCACAGTCAGACATGGGCCGAAATTTTAAGGACTTGCTGGACTCAGAGGTTGGTTGCGACATAGTTTTCAAGGTTAAAAGCGAAAGCTTCAAAGCTCATAAGTTAATACTTGCGGCCCGATCTCCTGTGTTTAGAGCACAGTTTTTTGGACTTGTTGGGGATCCTAGCTTAGAGGAAGTAGTGGTAGAGGATATTGAGCCTTTTATCTTCAAG gcAATGCTTCTCTTCATTTATTCTGACAAACTTCCAGACATCTATGAAGTTATGGACTCAATGAATGTCTGCTCATATGCCGTCATGGTGCAGCATCTCTTGGCTGCTGCTGATCTCTATAATCTTGACCGGCTCAAACTGCTTTGTGAATCAAAATTGTGTGAAGAAATCAATACTGACAATGTAGCCACGACACTTGCCCTGGCAGAGCAACACAACTGTCCACAGCTTAAGGCAATCTgtttaaaatttattgccaatccaGCAAATTTGGGAG CTGTAATGCAGTCGGAAGCTTTTGTGCATTTGAAAGAGAGCTGCCCCGCAATGTTGTTGGAGCTGCTGGAGACATTTGCCTCAGTGGACGATAACTCAAGCCTGACATTGAGCAGAAAGAGAAGTGGCAGTAGCATATATGCTCAAGATTTGGCAGACGGGGCAGCTACTGAATCAGTTAATCCAAATGGCAGGCGAGTAAGGAGGCGAACATAA
- the LOC137815015 gene encoding BTB/POZ and MATH domain-containing protein 3 isoform X1 — MAELEEDRMGDFKPFSEGSSCSRSISETVNGSHQFTIKGYSLAKGMGAGKYIMSDSFSVGGYDWAIYFYPDGKNPEDNSMYVSVFIALASDGTDVRALFKLTLVDQSEKGNDKVHSHFDRPLDGGPYTLKYRGSMWGYKRFFRRNLLESSEYLKDDCLVMHCTVGVVKTRFEGSKQGVTVPQSDMGRNFKDLLDSEVGCDIVFKVKSESFKAHKLILAARSPVFRAQFFGLVGDPSLEEVVVEDIEPFIFKAMLLFIYSDKLPDIYEVMDSMNVCSYAVMVQHLLAAADLYNLDRLKLLCESKLCEEINTDNVATTLALAEQHNCPQLKAICLKFIANPANLGDGAFSEAVMQSEAFVHLKESCPAMLLELLETFASVDDNSSLTLSRKRSGSSIYAQDLADGAATESVNPNGRRVRRRT; from the exons ATGGCGGAATTGGAGGAGGACCGGATGGGGGATTTCAAGCCCTTCTCGGAGGGCTCTTCGTGCTCACGTTCGATCAGCGAAACGGTGAATGGCTCTCACCAATTCACGATAAAGGGGTACTCTCTCGCAAAGGGGATGGGTGCTGGGAAGTACATCATGAGCGACAGTTTTAGCGTTGGTGGTTACGATTGGGCAATTTACTTCTACCCTGATGGGAAGAACCCCGAGGACAATTCCATGTACGTTTCGGTCTTCATAGCTCTCGCTAGCGACGGAACCGATGTTAGGGCTCTGTTCAAGTTGACGCTGGTGGATCAGAGTGAGAAGGGAAACGATAAGGTCCATAGCCATTTCGATAGGCCTCTTGACGGTGGACCGTACACCTTGAAGTATAGAGGCAGCATGTG GGGTTACAAGCGTTTCTTCAGAAGAAATTTACTTGAATCTTCAGAGTATCTAAAAGACGATTGCCTTGTCATGCATTGCACTGTTGGTGTTGTCAAAACTCGTTTTGAGGGATCTAAACAAGGTGTTACTGTGCCACAGTCAGACATGGGCCGAAATTTTAAGGACTTGCTGGACTCAGAGGTTGGTTGCGACATAGTTTTCAAGGTTAAAAGCGAAAGCTTCAAAGCTCATAAGTTAATACTTGCGGCCCGATCTCCTGTGTTTAGAGCACAGTTTTTTGGACTTGTTGGGGATCCTAGCTTAGAGGAAGTAGTGGTAGAGGATATTGAGCCTTTTATCTTCAAG gcAATGCTTCTCTTCATTTATTCTGACAAACTTCCAGACATCTATGAAGTTATGGACTCAATGAATGTCTGCTCATATGCCGTCATGGTGCAGCATCTCTTGGCTGCTGCTGATCTCTATAATCTTGACCGGCTCAAACTGCTTTGTGAATCAAAATTGTGTGAAGAAATCAATACTGACAATGTAGCCACGACACTTGCCCTGGCAGAGCAACACAACTGTCCACAGCTTAAGGCAATCTgtttaaaatttattgccaatccaGCAAATTTGGGAG ATGGAGCATTTTCAGAAG CTGTAATGCAGTCGGAAGCTTTTGTGCATTTGAAAGAGAGCTGCCCCGCAATGTTGTTGGAGCTGCTGGAGACATTTGCCTCAGTGGACGATAACTCAAGCCTGACATTGAGCAGAAAGAGAAGTGGCAGTAGCATATATGCTCAAGATTTGGCAGACGGGGCAGCTACTGAATCAGTTAATCCAAATGGCAGGCGAGTAAGGAGGCGAACATAA